Genomic window (Desulfobacterales bacterium):
AAAGAAAAAAAATAAAAAGAATAGAAATTCTTGATTTTTATATTTGCATTAGCCATTATTGTTTGACTATATATTTATGTAGACAGGAAAATGTCATAATTTATATTTAAGCTATTTTAAACAAATAAAGGAAAGGGGAAAATCTGTATGACCAAAGTAAATGAACTTTTAGTATGGAATAATCTTAAACAATATTCCGATGAGATGAATACTCCTGCCAAACATCTTAAAAATCTAATAAAAGAGCCAGATAGACTTAAAAATTTTTGTATTAAGGATGGAGGCATACTTTTTGATTTTTCAAGACAGCGCGTAGATAAAAAAGTGATGGAGCTTTTATTTGAACTTGCTGAAAAAACGGACGTGCAGAAAAAATTTTCTGATATGGCTAAAGGAGCTATAGTAAATACAACAGAAAAAAGAGCAGCTCTTCATACAGCCACCAGAAGTTCTTCAAATGAGCCTTTATTTGTTGATGGAATAGATATAATTCCTGAAATGAATAGAGTAAAAAAAGAGTTTAAAGAATTTTCCGAAAAAATTCATTCAGGAGAAATTAAAGGATCAGCAGGCAAGCCTTTTAAACACATTGTAGTTATAGGCATAGGAGGCTCTTATCTTGGGGCTGAATTTGTTTCAACCGCCCTTTGCTCTTACGCTGATAAAGGAATTAATATTCATTATCTTGCAAATGTTGATATTCACGATTTCGGAAGAATTGCATCACAAATAGACCCCGAAACAACTCTTTGGCTTGTTATTTCTAAAAGTTACACTACTGCTGAAACAACTGCTAATACGGTTCAAGCCTATGAATTTATGAAATCAAAAGGACTTGACCCATCTAAACATTTTGCAACAGTTACAAGCAAAGGAAGTCCGGGAGATGATCCTTCAAACCCTGTACTTTCAGCTTTTCACATGTTTGACTTTATAGGAGGAAGATACAGTGTTACTTCTGCTGTAGGAGGAGTTCCTTTAAGCATATACTTTGGCTATGACAAATTTGAACGATTCCTAAAAGGCGCAGAAGAAATGGATATCCATGCAAATACTGCTCCTATAGATAAAAACCTGCCTTTAATTTCAGCTTTAATTGGAATATGGAATAATGATTTTTTAGGATATAAAGCTCAAGGCATAATACCTTATGCTTCGCCTTTATCAAAGCTTGCTCCCCATGTTCAGCAATTATATATGGAAAGTAACGGTAAATTAGCAACAAAAGACGGTAAGCTTATTGATGTAGATACAGGAGTAATAATATTCGGAGAGCCTGGAACAAACGCTCAACATTCTTTCTTTCAACTTGCCCATCAAGGAAAGCCTT
Coding sequences:
- the pgi gene encoding glucose-6-phosphate isomerase, producing MCMTKVNELLVWNNLKQYSDEMNTPAKHLKNLIKEPDRLKNFCIKDGGILFDFSRQRVDKKVMELLFELAEKTDVQKKFSDMAKGAIVNTTEKRAALHTATRSSSNEPLFVDGIDIIPEMNRVKKEFKEFSEKIHSGEIKGSAGKPFKHIVVIGIGGSYLGAEFVSTALCSYADKGINIHYLANVDIHDFGRIASQIDPETTLWLVISKSYTTAETTANTVQAYEFMKSKGLDPSKHFATVTSKGSPGDDPSNPVLSAFHMFDFIGGRYSVTSAVGGVPLSIYFGYDKFERFLKGAEEMDIHANTAPIDKNLPLISALIGIWNNDFLGYKAQGIIPYASPLSKLAPHVQQLYMESNGKLATKDGKLIDVDTGVIIFGEPGTNAQHSFFQLAHQGKPFPIDFIGVINPQYNQYKSMSKGVTNHQELWANLIAQPMALAEGKDSEDKAKFFPGNRPSSTILLNDLSPESIGRILSFYEARTVYEAFIWDLNPFDQFGVELGKKLASSIRKQMEEKNKNADYKVSSIDPISEFYVNTLFNGSI